The following coding sequences lie in one Myxococcus xanthus genomic window:
- a CDS encoding response regulator, whose product MSELRHTLLFVDDEADVLDILTRMFQRRYRVLTARSGSAALEILRKESVDVLITDQRMPEMTGIELVATARAEGFDVTALLLTGYTHPDDIIAAINQGQVYRYITKPWDVNDLLITVKNAVEYTQLRKDKERLIRQLHQRVEALFVLYEVSRASANDPASYDNIIDRVLIAVARVLPYDCGAALIAPDEARSATLRLRCQGMVGEKALLGVKESMLGAYRKSSGLLLPEDRVITRVAGTTTQDAAAPSVYPSQLTVNLVAGGRPVGMLSLFSQKPDAFSEDDGVLLDVLANQTADAIQSLRSAEEEARHRMERMVESMADGVVLTDEKNDIVVMNPAARRLLHAGENPEEQTTRLMEERLGFQPFHLVRGWEYGGGQVLREEVKLFDRHVQTTVTPVTDARNTLRGVCVVLRDITEQKRLEERKDEFVSMVSHELRTPLTSISGALDLVLNFMAGDINERQRRYLSLARDSTEKLNAIVDDLLDLSKFAKGRLRMNFEVSYLDELVQRVVEKYGPAFGEKRVMVKPVLPRHPLRVLADPNRLDQVLNNLLNNAVKFTPEGGEVRVEIHATSSLPGYVVVSCWNSGDPIAEESLERIFDRFEQARTKANRTVRGTGLGLAICRNIVEAHGGRIWCEPCTDGVRFMVVLPTEPPPELRRGDDVADAIQLPRRQDSRGRVLVIDGEPEVAFIAKALMTGRGYDVRLAFNAEDGLSAARRYDPDTVMVSVRLPDVDGLRLAEILRHDPETRRAPLLVSSAFDERQRAFRAGADAFLVRPLAPDKLLATVDSLVRGRQGPAHGRVLVVDDDTKIAAICREVLENIGFDVALAGSIEEGRRSLRERRPDVVLLDVTLPDGDGFVFLEEIKAESAGGHISVIFISARAETSSKVRALKLGGDDYLTKPFDALELGARVESVMRRKEQELSASPTTQLPGSTAIEREVQRRLSTRRPFAFCYLDLDNLKAYNDYYGFAKADGVVRQTGDLMREVFAQDGAPGDFLGHVAGDDFVFITSPESVDRICQKAIETFDRIIPLYYDRQDRERGHIEAEDRYGEKRQFPIMSVSVVAVMTDGTQDHAELARRAADMKKRAKAIAGSVFLRSDQERVVRSVAG is encoded by the coding sequence TTGTCCGAGCTCCGCCACACGCTGCTCTTCGTCGACGACGAGGCCGACGTCCTGGACATCCTCACGCGGATGTTCCAGCGCCGGTACCGCGTCCTCACGGCCCGAAGCGGTTCCGCCGCGCTGGAAATCCTGAGAAAGGAGTCGGTGGACGTCCTCATCACCGACCAGCGGATGCCCGAGATGACGGGCATCGAGCTGGTGGCCACCGCGCGCGCGGAGGGCTTCGACGTCACCGCGCTGCTGCTCACGGGGTACACGCACCCGGACGACATCATCGCGGCCATCAACCAGGGGCAGGTGTACCGGTACATCACCAAGCCCTGGGACGTGAACGACCTGCTCATCACCGTGAAGAACGCGGTGGAGTACACGCAGCTGCGCAAGGACAAGGAGCGGCTGATCCGCCAGCTCCACCAGCGCGTGGAGGCGCTCTTCGTCCTGTACGAGGTCAGCCGCGCCAGCGCGAATGATCCGGCCAGCTACGACAACATCATCGACCGAGTGCTCATCGCCGTGGCGCGCGTGCTGCCGTACGACTGCGGCGCGGCGCTCATCGCTCCGGACGAGGCGCGCAGCGCGACGCTGCGGCTGCGCTGTCAGGGCATGGTGGGGGAGAAGGCGCTGCTGGGCGTGAAGGAGTCCATGCTCGGCGCGTACCGCAAGAGCAGCGGCCTCCTGCTGCCCGAGGACCGCGTCATCACCCGCGTGGCGGGCACCACCACCCAGGACGCGGCGGCGCCGTCCGTCTACCCCAGCCAGCTCACGGTGAACCTGGTCGCCGGTGGGCGCCCGGTGGGCATGCTGTCGCTGTTCAGCCAGAAGCCGGACGCCTTCTCCGAGGACGACGGCGTGTTGCTGGACGTGCTCGCCAACCAGACGGCGGACGCCATCCAGTCCCTGCGCTCGGCGGAGGAGGAAGCCCGCCACCGCATGGAGCGGATGGTGGAGTCCATGGCCGACGGCGTGGTCCTCACCGACGAGAAGAACGACATCGTGGTGATGAACCCGGCGGCGCGGCGGCTGCTGCACGCGGGGGAGAACCCCGAGGAGCAGACGACGCGGCTGATGGAGGAGCGCCTGGGCTTCCAGCCCTTCCACCTGGTGCGCGGCTGGGAGTACGGCGGCGGGCAGGTGCTGCGCGAGGAGGTGAAGCTCTTCGACCGGCACGTCCAGACCACGGTGACGCCGGTGACGGACGCGCGGAACACGCTGCGTGGCGTGTGCGTGGTGCTGCGCGACATCACCGAGCAGAAGCGCCTGGAGGAGCGCAAGGACGAGTTCGTCTCCATGGTGAGCCACGAGCTGCGCACGCCGCTGACGTCCATCTCCGGCGCGCTGGACCTGGTGCTCAACTTCATGGCCGGCGACATCAACGAGCGGCAGCGCCGCTACCTGTCGCTGGCGCGGGACTCCACGGAGAAGCTCAACGCCATCGTGGACGACCTGCTGGACCTGTCGAAGTTCGCCAAGGGCCGGCTGCGGATGAACTTCGAGGTGTCGTACCTCGACGAGTTGGTCCAGCGCGTGGTGGAGAAGTACGGCCCGGCGTTCGGCGAGAAGCGCGTGATGGTGAAGCCGGTGCTGCCGCGCCATCCGCTGCGCGTCCTGGCGGATCCGAACCGCTTGGACCAGGTGCTCAACAACCTGCTCAACAACGCGGTGAAGTTCACCCCGGAGGGCGGGGAAGTGCGGGTGGAGATCCACGCCACCTCCAGCCTGCCGGGCTACGTGGTGGTGTCCTGCTGGAACAGCGGAGACCCCATCGCCGAGGAGAGCCTGGAGCGCATCTTCGACCGCTTCGAGCAGGCTCGCACCAAGGCCAACCGCACCGTGCGAGGCACCGGTTTGGGCCTGGCCATCTGCCGCAACATCGTGGAGGCCCACGGCGGCCGCATCTGGTGTGAGCCGTGTACGGACGGCGTGCGCTTCATGGTGGTGCTGCCCACCGAGCCGCCGCCGGAGCTGCGCCGGGGAGACGACGTGGCGGACGCCATCCAGCTCCCGCGCCGGCAGGACAGCCGGGGCCGGGTGCTGGTCATCGATGGTGAGCCCGAGGTGGCCTTCATCGCGAAGGCGCTGATGACCGGGCGTGGCTACGACGTGCGGCTGGCCTTCAACGCGGAGGACGGCCTGTCCGCCGCGCGCCGGTATGACCCCGACACGGTGATGGTGTCCGTGCGCCTGCCGGACGTGGACGGGCTGCGGCTGGCGGAAATCCTGCGGCACGACCCGGAGACGCGCCGCGCGCCGCTGCTGGTGTCGTCCGCCTTCGACGAGCGTCAGCGCGCCTTCCGCGCGGGCGCGGATGCCTTCCTGGTGCGCCCGTTGGCGCCGGACAAGCTGCTGGCCACGGTGGACTCGCTGGTGCGCGGCCGCCAGGGCCCGGCGCACGGCCGCGTGCTGGTGGTGGACGACGACACGAAGATCGCCGCCATCTGCCGCGAGGTGCTGGAGAACATCGGCTTCGACGTGGCGCTGGCGGGCTCCATCGAGGAGGGCCGCCGCTCCCTGCGCGAGCGCCGGCCGGACGTCGTGCTGCTGGACGTGACGCTGCCGGACGGCGACGGCTTCGTCTTCCTGGAGGAGATCAAGGCGGAGAGCGCCGGTGGCCACATCTCCGTCATCTTCATCTCCGCCCGCGCGGAGACGTCCTCCAAGGTGCGCGCGCTCAAGCTGGGCGGTGACGACTACCTCACCAAGCCCTTCGACGCGCTGGAGCTGGGGGCGCGCGTGGAGAGCGTGATGCGGCGCAAGGAGCAGGAGCTGTCGGCCTCTCCCACCACGCAGCTGCCGGGCTCCACCGCCATCGAGCGCGAGGTGCAGCGGCGCCTCTCCACGCGCCGGCCCTTCGCCTTCTGCTACCTGGACCTGGACAACCTCAAGGCCTACAACGACTACTACGGCTTCGCGAAGGCGGACGGCGTGGTGCGCCAGACGGGCGACCTGATGCGCGAGGTGTTCGCGCAGGACGGCGCGCCCGGTGACTTCCTGGGACACGTGGCCGGTGACGACTTCGTCTTCATCACCTCGCCGGAGTCGGTGGACCGCATCTGCCAGAAGGCCATCGAGACGTTCGACCGCATCATCCCGCTCTATTACGACCGGCAGGACCGGGAGCGCGGCCACATCGAGGCGGAGGACCGCTACGGGGAGAAGCGGCAGTTCCCCATCATGAGCGTGTCCGTGGTGGCGGTGATGACGGACGGAACGCAGGACCACGCGGAGTTGGCGCGGCGCGCCGCGGACATGAAGAAGCGCGCCAAGGCGATTGCGGGCTCCGTCTTCCTGCGCAGTGACCAGGAGCGGGTGGTACGCTCCGTGGCCGGATGA
- the lexA gene encoding transcriptional repressor LexA, giving the protein MEELTERQREILSFIVKETETRGFPPTIREIGEHMDIRSTNGVNDHLKALERKGYLNRGEQQSRSLVPTKRARLLLGLGARKDSGMVEIPLLGKVAAGAPLLAQENMEDSVKIDSFLLGGVNGREVFALRVKGQSMIDDGIHDGDYLFVKKTPSAQPGEIVVALIEDEATVKRYYPEGDRIRFQPANATMQPIYVSRAEFRSTMILGQVVGVYRKLQGGRTP; this is encoded by the coding sequence ATGGAAGAGCTCACGGAACGCCAGCGCGAGATTCTCAGCTTCATCGTCAAGGAGACGGAGACCCGGGGCTTCCCGCCGACGATTCGCGAAATCGGGGAGCACATGGACATCCGCTCGACGAACGGTGTCAACGACCACCTGAAGGCGCTGGAGCGCAAGGGTTACCTGAACCGGGGCGAGCAGCAGAGCCGCTCCCTGGTGCCCACCAAGCGCGCCCGGCTGCTGCTCGGCCTGGGGGCGCGCAAGGACTCGGGCATGGTGGAGATTCCCCTGCTCGGCAAGGTCGCCGCCGGCGCGCCACTGCTGGCGCAGGAGAACATGGAGGACTCCGTCAAAATCGACAGCTTCCTGCTCGGAGGTGTGAATGGCCGCGAGGTCTTCGCCCTGCGCGTGAAGGGGCAGTCGATGATTGACGACGGCATCCACGATGGGGACTACCTCTTCGTGAAGAAGACGCCGTCCGCCCAGCCGGGTGAAATCGTGGTGGCCCTCATCGAGGACGAAGCCACGGTGAAGCGCTACTACCCGGAAGGGGACCGCATCCGCTTCCAGCCGGCCAACGCCACCATGCAGCCCATCTACGTGAGCCGCGCGGAGTTCCGGTCCACGATGATTCTGGGTCAGGTGGTGGGCGTGTACCGCAAGCTCCAGGGCGGCCGCACCCCGTAG
- a CDS encoding tetratricopeptide repeat protein, translated as MFPRPRALSLIALLALSGCDDETPRVKPKDHAEGLYVKGTAEYLQGHFDAALASFEAMKQIAPDDPRLPAARGEVYLSMGRLTDAAAEFEAALKLEPKRSTNWSRLGFIQTQLGQVVEAQSSLRKALSLFPKDFNALESLGDLDLKKGDHDAAVLHFTLASNAAPSPEQKSALIMRALDVLSSKQRYPELLAAAQKAVDDGIHTADVLATLGDALVRSGNLTEAANAYRDAASRSPRDPTLWELVGEIQMKLDKPGDAISAYKESLRVKDRAIVHVALARIYLGMKDASAAKEELSAALESVSGQDIRELRELASLLATMDRKPDALRILANLSAEQDHAKDAELHVATAQLARELKDTGILQAACARATAADATLKKCP; from the coding sequence ATGTTCCCGCGACCGCGCGCCCTCTCCCTGATTGCCCTGCTCGCCCTGTCGGGCTGTGACGACGAGACGCCTCGCGTCAAACCGAAGGACCACGCGGAGGGCCTCTACGTCAAAGGCACCGCCGAGTACCTCCAGGGCCATTTCGACGCCGCCCTGGCCTCCTTCGAGGCCATGAAGCAGATTGCCCCGGACGACCCGCGCCTGCCCGCCGCGCGCGGCGAGGTGTACCTCTCCATGGGCCGGCTGACGGACGCCGCCGCCGAGTTCGAGGCCGCCCTCAAGCTGGAGCCCAAGCGCTCCACCAACTGGAGCCGCCTGGGCTTCATCCAGACCCAGCTGGGCCAGGTGGTCGAAGCCCAGAGCTCGCTGCGCAAGGCCCTGTCCCTCTTCCCCAAGGACTTCAACGCCCTGGAGTCGCTGGGCGACCTGGACCTCAAGAAGGGCGACCACGACGCCGCCGTGCTGCACTTCACGCTCGCGTCCAACGCGGCGCCCTCCCCGGAGCAGAAGTCCGCGCTCATCATGCGCGCGTTGGACGTCCTGTCCTCGAAGCAGCGCTACCCGGAGCTGCTGGCCGCGGCCCAGAAGGCCGTGGATGACGGCATCCACACCGCGGACGTGCTCGCCACCCTGGGGGACGCCCTGGTGCGCTCCGGCAACCTCACCGAGGCCGCCAACGCCTACCGCGACGCCGCCAGCCGCTCGCCCCGGGATCCCACGCTCTGGGAGCTCGTCGGCGAAATCCAGATGAAGCTGGACAAGCCCGGGGACGCCATCAGCGCGTACAAGGAGTCCCTGCGTGTGAAGGACCGCGCCATCGTCCACGTGGCGCTGGCCCGTATCTACCTGGGGATGAAGGACGCCTCGGCCGCGAAGGAGGAGCTGTCCGCGGCCCTGGAGTCCGTGTCCGGCCAGGACATCCGCGAGCTGCGGGAGCTGGCCAGCCTGCTGGCCACCATGGACCGCAAGCCGGACGCGCTGCGCATCCTCGCCAACCTCAGCGCGGAGCAGGACCACGCGAAGGACGCCGAGCTGCACGTCGCCACCGCCCAACTGGCGCGGGAACTCAAGGACACCGGCATCCTGCAGGCCGCCTGCGCGCGGGCGACCGCGGCTGACGCCACCCTCAAGAAGTGCCCTTGA
- a CDS encoding LysM peptidoglycan-binding domain-containing M23 family metallopeptidase, producing MAPCVSSRARGALRVFLLAVLLSGCVGTRASSVAGTDTGLDAISREGEAAVVTDAAERTTPLPFNLRGVHAEPELVAARHVVAAGETMYRISRTYGLTVEELGSANGIKAPWTLAVGQELTIPGVERGVPVRALAEADPEPVRTSTSAESRRSVPTAGRREEPPSRSRPLSRPASATGPPRVATQGQLDWPLRGVLYGRFGKKGKEPHDGIDLAAPSGTPVKAAQEGTVLYAGEQRGYGNIVIVEHTNKLITLYAHNRDLRVRTGQKVRREQVIATVGESGRTSGPHLHFEVRLDGKPVDPLDYLGPMPSS from the coding sequence TTGGCGCCGTGCGTGTCCAGCCGAGCGCGTGGGGCGCTCCGGGTGTTCCTCCTGGCCGTGTTGCTGAGCGGCTGTGTGGGCACCCGGGCATCCTCCGTGGCCGGGACGGACACGGGGTTGGACGCCATTTCGCGTGAGGGCGAGGCGGCGGTAGTCACCGACGCGGCCGAGCGGACCACGCCGCTGCCGTTCAACCTGCGGGGCGTCCACGCCGAGCCGGAGCTGGTGGCCGCGCGCCACGTCGTGGCCGCTGGCGAGACGATGTACCGCATCTCCCGCACCTACGGCCTCACGGTGGAGGAGCTGGGCTCGGCCAACGGCATCAAGGCGCCGTGGACATTGGCGGTGGGGCAGGAGCTCACCATCCCCGGCGTCGAGCGCGGCGTGCCCGTGCGTGCCCTGGCGGAGGCGGACCCAGAGCCGGTTCGGACCTCCACGTCAGCGGAGTCGCGGCGCAGCGTGCCCACCGCGGGCCGCCGCGAGGAGCCTCCGTCGCGCAGCCGGCCCCTGTCGCGTCCAGCGAGCGCCACGGGCCCGCCGCGCGTGGCCACGCAGGGGCAGCTCGACTGGCCTCTAAGAGGCGTCCTGTACGGCCGCTTCGGGAAGAAGGGGAAGGAACCGCATGACGGCATCGACCTGGCAGCGCCTTCTGGCACACCCGTGAAGGCGGCGCAGGAAGGCACGGTGCTCTACGCGGGCGAGCAGCGCGGCTACGGCAACATCGTCATCGTCGAGCACACGAACAAGTTGATTACCCTGTATGCGCACAACCGCGACCTGCGCGTGCGCACCGGGCAGAAGGTTCGCCGCGAACAGGTGATTGCCACCGTCGGCGAGTCGGGCCGGACGTCCGGGCCCCATCTGCACTTCGAGGTGCGCCTGGACGGAAAGCCGGTGGACCCGCTCGACTATCTGGGGCCGATGCCCTCCTCGTAG
- the surE gene encoding 5'/3'-nucleotidase SurE — protein MSDKPKRILVSNDDGYFSEGLQALVEAVSPLGEVWVVAPDREQSAASHAISLHRPLRIKEMRARWFAVDGTPADCAYLAINHLLKDDRPVLMVSGINHGANLAEDIMYSGTVAAAMEGALLGVPAIAFSLVARRNFDFAPAARFARSLVSSALSRPLPPRMLLNVNIPGGVEPEGYAITRQGRHSYGFEVVENEDPRGRKYYWIGGSDYQHEDIPGSDCNAVFRDKRVSVTPLHFELTDHGRLPDLSGWQVDGFNRHEPDGA, from the coding sequence GTGAGCGACAAGCCCAAGCGCATCCTGGTTTCCAACGACGACGGCTACTTCTCCGAGGGGCTTCAGGCGCTGGTCGAGGCCGTGAGCCCCCTGGGGGAGGTGTGGGTGGTGGCTCCCGACCGGGAGCAGAGCGCCGCCTCCCATGCCATCTCCCTGCACCGGCCGCTGCGCATCAAGGAGATGCGGGCGCGGTGGTTCGCCGTCGACGGAACCCCCGCGGACTGCGCTTATCTGGCGATCAACCATCTCCTGAAGGATGATCGCCCGGTACTCATGGTTTCCGGCATCAACCACGGCGCAAATCTGGCCGAAGACATCATGTACTCCGGCACGGTGGCCGCGGCGATGGAGGGCGCGCTCCTGGGCGTGCCCGCCATTGCCTTCAGCCTGGTGGCCCGGCGGAACTTCGACTTCGCGCCGGCGGCCCGGTTCGCCCGTTCGTTGGTGTCCAGCGCCCTGTCGCGCCCCCTGCCGCCGCGGATGCTCCTCAACGTGAACATCCCCGGGGGCGTGGAGCCGGAGGGCTACGCCATCACCCGCCAGGGCCGTCACTCGTACGGCTTCGAGGTGGTGGAGAACGAAGACCCTCGTGGCCGGAAGTACTACTGGATTGGCGGTAGCGACTACCAGCACGAGGACATCCCGGGCAGCGACTGCAATGCCGTGTTCCGGGACAAGCGCGTCTCCGTCACTCCGCTGCACTTCGAGCTGACGGACCATGGCCGGCTCCCGGACCTCTCCGGGTGGCAGGTCGATGGCTTCAACCGGCATGAACCGGACGGTGCCTAG
- the eno gene encoding phosphopyruvate hydratase: MTEISQILAREVLDSRGNPTVEAEVQLAGGARGRAAVPSGASTGEHEAIELRDGDKHRYLGKGVQKAVKNVVDVLAPALVGMDAADQFAVDQRMLELDGTATKGKLGANAILAVSMAAARAAADAHGLPLYRYVGGVQARTLPVPLMNILNGGAHADTRVDVQEFMVVPAGASSFAEGLRWGAEVFHALKKILKGRKLATGVGDEGGYAPDLPANEEALKLIMEAIDQAGFKAGEQLFLALDVAASEFFDKGSKKYKLKGEGKEYDSTGLLEYYRGLSERYPIISIEDGMAEDDWEGWKKLTDALGSRMQLVGDDLFVTNVERLGRGIETGTANSILVKVNQIGTLTETFDAVRMAHRAGYTSVMSHRSGETEDTTIADLAVALDCGQIKTGSASRSDRVAKYNQLLRIEGELGAAARYAGKSVFRALNQKK; the protein is encoded by the coding sequence ATGACCGAGATTTCTCAGATTCTGGCGCGCGAAGTGCTCGACTCCCGTGGCAATCCCACCGTGGAGGCGGAGGTCCAGCTTGCCGGGGGCGCTCGTGGCCGCGCCGCGGTGCCGTCCGGTGCGTCCACCGGTGAGCACGAGGCCATCGAGCTGCGCGACGGCGACAAGCATCGCTACTTGGGCAAGGGCGTGCAGAAGGCCGTGAAGAACGTGGTCGACGTGCTCGCGCCCGCGCTGGTGGGCATGGACGCGGCGGATCAGTTCGCGGTGGACCAGCGGATGCTGGAGCTGGACGGCACCGCCACCAAGGGCAAGCTGGGCGCCAACGCCATCCTCGCGGTGTCCATGGCGGCCGCTCGCGCCGCGGCGGACGCGCACGGGCTGCCGCTGTACCGCTACGTGGGCGGCGTGCAGGCGCGCACCCTGCCGGTGCCGCTGATGAACATCCTCAACGGCGGCGCGCACGCGGACACCCGCGTGGACGTGCAGGAGTTCATGGTGGTGCCCGCCGGTGCGTCCTCCTTCGCGGAGGGCCTGCGCTGGGGCGCCGAGGTGTTCCACGCGCTGAAGAAGATTCTCAAGGGCCGCAAGCTGGCCACGGGCGTGGGCGACGAGGGCGGCTACGCCCCGGACCTGCCGGCGAACGAAGAGGCGCTGAAGCTCATCATGGAGGCCATTGACCAGGCGGGCTTCAAGGCCGGTGAGCAGCTCTTCCTGGCCCTGGACGTGGCGGCCAGCGAGTTCTTCGACAAGGGCAGCAAGAAGTACAAGCTGAAGGGCGAGGGCAAGGAGTACGACTCGACCGGCCTGCTCGAGTACTACCGGGGCCTCTCGGAGCGCTACCCCATCATCTCCATCGAAGACGGCATGGCGGAGGATGACTGGGAGGGCTGGAAGAAGCTCACCGACGCGCTGGGTTCGCGCATGCAGCTGGTGGGCGACGACCTCTTCGTCACCAACGTGGAGCGCCTGGGCCGCGGCATCGAGACGGGCACGGCCAACTCCATCCTGGTGAAGGTGAACCAGATTGGCACCCTGACGGAGACGTTCGACGCCGTTCGCATGGCGCACCGCGCCGGGTACACGTCCGTCATGAGCCACCGCTCCGGCGAGACGGAGGACACCACCATCGCCGACCTGGCCGTGGCGCTGGACTGCGGGCAGATCAAGACGGGTTCCGCGTCCCGCTCCGATCGCGTGGCCAAGTACAACCAGTTGCTGCGCATCGAAGGCGAGCTGGGGGCCGCGGCCCGCTACGCTGGCAAGTCGGTGTTCCGCGCCCTGAACCAGAAGAAGTGA
- a CDS encoding ADP-ribosylglycohydrolase family protein: MKGPDPLLAQRRRGALLGMAVGNALSVPTAHRPFMAVPFPKQAEGPYMKLMGGGPHELRRGQVTEEVQLAACLSHSLRSIKRYDAADALRRYRAWQPHAFDVSEPMKEVFEDCQTSGFPPLGAGMRVWLRAYRKPADPGSLARAAPLGVYLAGDAHALTQASLEDSALTHFDPRCQLACAAFNAAIGHAVTHGAGLKAADLIPAAESGLLLAGAALGRSASDYVQEVSFAASLLREDLAIAQQEDPMLYGPELQLHRPLHAVRVAFRLAFWELLHAPSAEAALLDVVHRGGDTEAHATITGALVGAFHGEQALPEEWRKQVLEALATVKGPLWDVYHPRHLLALTNA; encoded by the coding sequence TTGAAGGGGCCTGACCCATTGCTCGCTCAACGGCGCCGCGGCGCGCTGCTTGGCATGGCCGTGGGCAATGCCCTGTCCGTCCCCACCGCGCACCGGCCCTTCATGGCCGTTCCGTTTCCCAAGCAGGCGGAGGGGCCCTACATGAAGCTGATGGGCGGCGGTCCGCATGAGCTGCGTCGCGGCCAGGTGACGGAAGAGGTCCAGCTCGCGGCCTGCCTGAGCCACAGCCTCCGGTCCATCAAGCGTTACGACGCCGCAGACGCACTGCGTCGTTACCGCGCCTGGCAGCCGCACGCCTTCGACGTCAGCGAGCCCATGAAGGAGGTCTTCGAGGACTGCCAGACGTCGGGCTTCCCGCCCCTGGGCGCGGGCATGCGCGTGTGGCTGCGTGCGTACCGGAAGCCCGCGGACCCGGGGAGCCTGGCCCGCGCGGCGCCGCTGGGCGTGTACCTGGCCGGTGACGCCCACGCGCTCACCCAGGCCTCGCTGGAGGACTCCGCCCTCACCCACTTCGACCCGCGCTGCCAGCTCGCCTGCGCGGCCTTCAACGCGGCCATTGGCCATGCCGTCACCCATGGCGCGGGCCTCAAGGCCGCCGACCTCATCCCCGCCGCGGAGTCGGGCCTGCTGCTGGCCGGCGCGGCGCTCGGGCGTTCCGCCAGTGACTACGTGCAGGAGGTGTCCTTCGCCGCGTCGCTCCTGCGCGAGGATCTGGCCATCGCCCAGCAAGAGGACCCGATGCTGTACGGGCCGGAGTTGCAACTCCACCGCCCCCTGCACGCGGTGCGCGTCGCCTTCCGGCTGGCCTTCTGGGAGCTGCTCCACGCCCCCAGCGCCGAGGCCGCGCTCCTGGACGTCGTCCACCGGGGCGGCGACACGGAGGCCCACGCCACCATCACCGGCGCGCTCGTGGGCGCCTTCCATGGCGAGCAGGCCCTGCCCGAGGAGTGGCGCAAGCAAGTCCTGGAGGCCCTGGCCACCGTCAAGGGGCCGCTGTGGGATGTCTACCACCCCCGGCACCTGCTGGCCCTGACCAACGCCTGA
- a CDS encoding type II toxin-antitoxin system RatA family toxin, with amino-acid sequence MPGASRTIIVNAPIEKVFDVITQYERYPEFLSEVKGIRTENRKGNTVDVHYKVDVVKTINYSIHVTEERPTRMSWSYIKGEFMKDNQGSWVLEPAGEGKTKATYTVEMALGALVPKSVVSALVETSLPKMLDAFKRRFEAP; translated from the coding sequence ATGCCTGGCGCCTCGCGAACCATCATCGTCAACGCCCCCATCGAGAAGGTCTTCGACGTCATCACCCAGTACGAGCGGTACCCGGAGTTCCTTTCAGAGGTGAAGGGCATCCGGACCGAGAACCGCAAGGGCAACACGGTGGACGTCCACTACAAGGTGGATGTGGTGAAGACCATCAACTACTCCATCCACGTCACGGAGGAGCGGCCCACCCGCATGTCCTGGTCCTACATCAAGGGCGAGTTCATGAAGGACAACCAGGGCAGCTGGGTCCTGGAGCCCGCGGGCGAGGGCAAGACGAAGGCCACCTACACCGTGGAGATGGCCCTGGGCGCGCTGGTGCCCAAGAGCGTCGTCTCCGCGCTGGTGGAGACCTCGTTGCCGAAGATGCTGGACGCCTTCAAGCGCCGCTTCGAGGCGCCCTGA
- the glpX gene encoding class II fructose-bisphosphatase: MDRNLAMEVVRVTEMAAIASARLMGRGNKDESDQAAVDAMRRAFDALQIDGTVVIGEGERDEAPMLYIGEKVGKRGEGAPEVDIALDPLEGTNLCAYGRPGSIAVVAMAGKGGLLNAPDTYMEKMAVGPRARGAIDLRKTPTENLRSIAEKMKVYVEDLTVVVLDRERHTDLIKEIRAAGARIRLIEDGDVAGAIATCFEDTGVEVLMGIGGAPEGVIAAAAIRATGGDMQGRLVPRNQGEIDRAKSMGITDISKIYTAEELAKGEVMFAASGVTTGDFLKGVRFFGGGCETHSVVMRSKTGTVRFIQSVHKFDKKPGYAF, translated from the coding sequence ATGGATCGCAACCTGGCAATGGAGGTCGTGCGCGTCACCGAGATGGCGGCCATCGCCTCCGCTCGACTGATGGGCCGCGGCAACAAGGACGAGTCGGATCAGGCCGCCGTGGACGCCATGCGCCGCGCCTTCGACGCGCTGCAGATTGATGGCACCGTCGTCATCGGCGAGGGCGAGCGCGACGAGGCGCCCATGCTCTACATCGGCGAGAAGGTGGGCAAGCGTGGCGAGGGTGCGCCCGAGGTGGACATCGCCCTGGACCCGCTGGAGGGCACCAACCTGTGCGCCTACGGCCGTCCGGGTTCCATCGCAGTGGTGGCCATGGCGGGCAAGGGCGGGCTGCTCAACGCCCCCGACACATACATGGAGAAGATGGCCGTGGGCCCGCGCGCCCGGGGCGCCATCGACCTGCGCAAGACGCCCACGGAGAACCTCCGCTCCATCGCGGAGAAGATGAAGGTCTATGTGGAAGACCTCACCGTGGTGGTGCTGGACCGCGAGCGTCACACCGACCTCATCAAGGAGATTCGCGCGGCGGGCGCCCGCATCCGGCTCATCGAGGACGGTGACGTGGCCGGCGCCATCGCCACGTGTTTCGAGGACACGGGCGTGGAGGTGCTGATGGGCATCGGCGGCGCGCCCGAGGGCGTCATCGCCGCGGCGGCCATCCGCGCCACCGGCGGTGACATGCAGGGCCGGCTCGTTCCCCGCAACCAGGGCGAAATCGACCGCGCGAAGTCCATGGGCATCACCGACATCTCGAAGATCTACACCGCCGAGGAGCTGGCCAAGGGCGAGGTCATGTTCGCCGCCTCCGGCGTCACCACCGGCGACTTCCTCAAGGGCGTGCGCTTCTTCGGCGGTGGATGCGAGACGCACTCCGTCGTCATGCGCAGCAAGACGGGCACCGTCCGCTTCATCCAGTCGGTGCACAAGTTCGACAAGAAGCCGGGGTACGCTTTCTAG